In the genome of Bradyrhizobium arachidis, one region contains:
- a CDS encoding sulfite exporter TauE/SafE family protein, whose protein sequence is MIDPLLIVIAAVFLIAGFVKGVVGLGLPTVSMGLLAVSMTPSRAIAIVIVPAIVTNIWQTFVGPYLRDILKRLWPLMIGTVVGCWLNAGALTGPHARYGTVVLGVLLVIYAIIGLSKFKFHVAPQNEKWVGGVVGLITGVISASTGVQVIPSMPFMQAIGMEKDELVQALGVFFTTATLALAFNLTAGGLLTPANAVPGAVAMAMAFAGMFVGQSVRARMPAEAFRRWFLIAMILLGLYLVGGALLKEFA, encoded by the coding sequence ATGATCGACCCGCTTCTCATCGTCATCGCCGCCGTGTTCCTGATCGCCGGATTCGTCAAGGGCGTGGTCGGGCTCGGCCTGCCGACCGTCTCCATGGGCCTGCTTGCGGTGAGCATGACGCCCAGCCGCGCGATCGCCATCGTGATCGTGCCCGCCATCGTCACCAACATCTGGCAGACTTTTGTCGGCCCTTATTTGCGCGACATCCTGAAGCGGCTATGGCCGCTGATGATCGGCACCGTGGTCGGCTGCTGGCTCAATGCCGGCGCGCTCACCGGCCCCCATGCACGCTACGGCACCGTGGTGCTTGGCGTCCTGTTGGTGATCTACGCGATCATCGGTCTCAGCAAATTCAAGTTCCACGTCGCGCCGCAGAACGAGAAATGGGTCGGCGGCGTGGTCGGCCTCATCACCGGCGTGATCTCGGCCTCGACGGGCGTGCAGGTGATCCCCTCGATGCCGTTCATGCAGGCGATCGGCATGGAGAAGGACGAACTGGTGCAGGCGCTCGGCGTGTTCTTCACCACCGCGACGCTGGCGCTCGCCTTCAATCTCACCGCCGGTGGATTGCTGACACCGGCCAATGCCGTGCCGGGCGCCGTCGCGATGGCGATGGCCTTTGCCGGCATGTTCGTCGGCCAGTCGGTGCGGGCGCGGATGCCGGCAGAAGCGTTCCGCCGCTGGTTTTTGATCGCGATGATTTTGCTGGGGCTTTATCTCGTCGGCGGCGCGCTGCTGAAAGAGTTCGCCTGA
- a CDS encoding LysE family translocator, translating into MLGIHEIWLFILAGIVLNITPGPDTVYVIGRSMQMGWRGGAAAALGISCGCFFHVAGAAIGLSALLMASSTAFSLVKLVGAAYLIVTGLQMLWARPVLATAIDEPARSSLRLVFLQGVFTNALNPKVALFFLAFLPQFVAADSAHKPLAFLTLGLIFISTGTLWCLVLAAFAAKAAHRLRSSEGAIAWVNRALGGLFIYLGIRVAMLETR; encoded by the coding sequence ATGCTGGGCATTCACGAGATCTGGCTTTTCATCCTGGCGGGCATAGTGCTCAACATCACCCCGGGCCCGGATACGGTCTATGTGATCGGCCGCAGCATGCAGATGGGCTGGCGGGGTGGCGCCGCGGCCGCGCTTGGCATCAGCTGCGGCTGCTTTTTCCATGTCGCGGGCGCCGCGATCGGCCTTTCGGCCTTGCTGATGGCCTCGTCCACCGCATTCTCGCTCGTGAAGCTGGTCGGCGCGGCCTATCTCATCGTCACCGGGCTTCAAATGTTGTGGGCGCGCCCGGTGCTGGCGACGGCCATCGACGAGCCGGCGCGGAGCTCGCTGCGACTTGTGTTCCTCCAGGGCGTCTTCACCAATGCGCTCAATCCCAAGGTCGCGCTGTTCTTCCTGGCTTTCCTGCCGCAATTCGTCGCAGCCGATTCCGCCCACAAGCCGCTCGCCTTCCTGACGCTCGGCCTGATCTTCATCTCGACGGGAACGCTGTGGTGCCTGGTGCTGGCCGCTTTCGCCGCCAAGGCCGCGCATCGCTTGCGCAGCTCCGAAGGCGCGATCGCCTGGGTCAACCGCGCGCTCGGCGGCCTCTTCATCTATCTCGGCATCCGCGTCGCCATGCTGGAGACGCGGTAG
- a CDS encoding adenylate/guanylate cyclase domain-containing protein, translating into MERRLAAIVCADVAGYSRMMGSDEAGTHAAFKAHRSAIHPIVLNHGGRVVKNTGDGFLLEFPSIVGATEAAIAMQTLMAERNHHLPTDRAMQFRLGIHMGDVIADEDEVFGDDVNIAVRLEAVASPGGFAISAKAYREASKHLQVPLTDAGNHRFKNIKDAVGVFTWTPENAPALLPELREASVLSQQYRTAIVGVLPFANLSDAQDEYFSDGLTEDLIHALALQSFYRVLSRNSTFAFKGKNVSTRLIAREIDATYLIQGSVRRAGAKIRVTAELIAPETGEQLWTGRYDRDIGDLFAMQDEITTNLSAAIATEIVRAEASAPARPSTDVTAWDRFLKGLSHYYRQTKEDLATAVDLFREAIRLDPKLSIAHAYLATIQIQSIQFGWVKGTREMWAEAMNLAETSVRLDPRSSFAFSILSWAHAMEGHYEAAMDAAKRAVALNPYDMGARGVLGICHFVIGEHREAIELFSMAAQRDNSDPRYQWAALNAFSHYLLRQYDATLSWAREQLYINPNHMQALAIRAAALAQLRRDDEAAEATVVLMTNYPTLNVDRHLRNFHWKRPEDLAHYREGLLNAGVPLGKLTLVQSDVKRAAES; encoded by the coding sequence ATGGAAAGACGTTTGGCTGCCATCGTCTGCGCCGATGTCGCCGGCTATTCGCGCATGATGGGCAGCGACGAGGCCGGCACCCATGCCGCCTTCAAAGCCCATCGCAGCGCGATTCACCCCATTGTCCTCAATCACGGCGGCCGCGTCGTCAAAAACACCGGCGACGGCTTCCTGCTGGAATTCCCCTCGATCGTCGGCGCCACTGAGGCCGCGATCGCGATGCAGACGCTGATGGCGGAGCGCAACCACCATCTGCCGACCGACCGCGCCATGCAATTCCGGCTTGGCATCCACATGGGTGATGTCATCGCCGACGAGGACGAGGTCTTCGGCGACGACGTCAACATCGCCGTTCGCCTCGAAGCGGTGGCGAGCCCCGGCGGCTTCGCGATCTCGGCCAAGGCCTACCGGGAGGCGAGCAAGCATCTCCAGGTGCCGCTGACCGATGCCGGCAACCACCGTTTCAAGAACATCAAGGACGCGGTCGGGGTCTTCACCTGGACGCCCGAGAACGCACCGGCGCTCCTCCCCGAGCTGCGGGAAGCGTCCGTCCTGTCGCAGCAGTACCGCACCGCGATCGTCGGCGTGCTGCCCTTCGCCAATCTCAGCGACGCCCAGGACGAATATTTCTCCGACGGCCTGACCGAGGATCTGATCCACGCGCTGGCGCTGCAATCGTTCTATCGCGTGCTGAGCCGCAACTCGACCTTCGCCTTCAAGGGCAAGAATGTCTCGACCCGCCTGATCGCGCGCGAGATCGACGCCACCTATCTGATCCAGGGCTCGGTGCGGCGCGCCGGCGCAAAAATCCGTGTCACCGCCGAGCTGATCGCCCCCGAGACCGGCGAGCAGCTCTGGACCGGCCGCTACGACCGCGACATCGGCGACCTCTTTGCGATGCAGGACGAGATCACTACCAATCTGTCCGCCGCCATCGCCACCGAGATCGTCCGCGCGGAAGCCTCGGCGCCGGCGCGGCCCTCCACCGACGTGACCGCCTGGGACCGCTTCCTCAAGGGGCTGTCGCATTACTACCGGCAGACCAAGGAGGACCTCGCCACCGCCGTCGACCTGTTCCGGGAGGCCATCAGGCTCGATCCCAAACTGTCGATCGCGCACGCCTATCTCGCCACGATCCAAATCCAGAGCATCCAGTTCGGCTGGGTCAAGGGCACGCGCGAAATGTGGGCCGAGGCGATGAACCTCGCCGAGACCAGCGTCCGGCTCGACCCGCGTTCCTCCTTTGCGTTCTCGATCCTATCCTGGGCGCATGCGATGGAAGGCCATTACGAGGCCGCGATGGACGCCGCCAAGCGCGCGGTCGCACTCAATCCCTACGACATGGGCGCGCGCGGCGTGCTCGGCATCTGCCATTTCGTGATCGGCGAGCACCGCGAGGCGATCGAGCTGTTCTCGATGGCCGCCCAACGCGACAACAGCGACCCGCGCTATCAATGGGCCGCGCTGAACGCCTTCAGCCATTATCTGTTGAGACAATACGACGCGACGCTGTCATGGGCCCGCGAGCAGCTCTACATCAACCCGAACCACATGCAGGCGCTGGCGATCCGCGCGGCGGCGCTGGCACAGTTGCGCCGGGACGATGAGGCGGCGGAGGCCACCGTGGTGCTGATGACCAATTACCCGACCCTGAATGTCGACCGTCACCTGCGCAATTTCCACTGGAAGCGGCCCGAGGACCTTGCCCATTACCGCGAGGGGCTGCTGAATGCGGGCGTGCCGCTCGGCAAGCTGACCCTTGTCCAGAGCGACGTCAAACGCGCCGCCGAATCCTAA
- a CDS encoding di-heme-cytochrome C peroxidase: MHDPASKPPFDPSIPVSPDNPCPFLRGLVGEGFVDGGTVPLNTLSQTIANASGETGLKKIWARIQVRGVATIANGFSHILKSIWSGPQLDALRGGPLDKLGAGSRILGVDGKVNEDEIARLQSFGRTYTDPNTGVSEPGLNAAEIKTFMHDNLKRAGSAARWYYPVLMQFEWPVLLKIMGKGKVDGKKAELYLSVADVRTLFNERKFPGRITQRIVSQPLLSSCALRFRWALGIAGLFLAGALLALVAVAEFPNQVRAMLPQKGILAQLLPPPLPAVPDTKAAFWLEQNWSLKDRHWFHHASQGTATFPVPYEWFVALEQPRLRLFSKPGMMKDSAYLESFGFIPSPQSVQTDETTLRRFGYANVYDTKQVPGWSTRWTPAENVDGLPVGFARMTGVVDPASGRREEDKIGLTCAACHTGQIHYQGIDVRFDGGPAMTDLKKLELATGLSIAYTLYVPFRFDRFADRVLGADAGKTDRDALKQKLSAIGKFLIGWQEKYNETIEGKKTWDGRQQKDTEEGFGRLDALNRIGNQVFSQDLALSGIKGFEKNLHAQDAPVSYPPIWTVPWFKFAQYDASIEQPLIRNAGEALGVTALLNLSDAYPGDRIWRSSVHVNTLGWIEDMLRGPDPFKSPDPATGPKFGGLLSPKWPSQILGDAWRIDRDKAEKGRKIYAEMCSGCHLPAVDTPAFWSSGRWEPSGDSKVLNAVTIPLKEINTDPEQTLVLSNRIIDVPGFLKVNTADLQTWWQCDVPTASASPNEMVYALGLMTVVDLVARKWMDDEKLSDAERAKLWNLARKNCLNPVGGARYRARPLNGIWATAPYLHNGSVPSLYWLLKPQNERPTKFCMGRRDYDPVTVGFAVTADERCKTGETQFSMTGSDGKPVQGNSVRGHSFELKDGEPRRDGVIGRMFKDDDERYELIEYLKTL; encoded by the coding sequence ATGCACGACCCCGCTTCGAAGCCGCCCTTCGACCCCTCGATCCCAGTCTCGCCAGACAATCCCTGCCCGTTCCTGCGCGGCCTCGTCGGCGAAGGTTTTGTCGACGGCGGGACCGTCCCGCTCAACACGCTGTCGCAGACCATCGCGAATGCGAGCGGCGAGACCGGACTGAAGAAGATCTGGGCCCGCATCCAGGTCCGCGGCGTTGCGACGATCGCCAACGGTTTCAGTCACATCCTCAAGAGCATCTGGTCCGGCCCGCAGCTCGACGCGCTGCGCGGCGGTCCGCTGGACAAGCTGGGCGCCGGCTCGCGCATTCTCGGCGTCGACGGCAAGGTCAACGAGGACGAGATCGCGCGCCTCCAGAGCTTCGGCCGGACCTACACCGATCCGAACACCGGCGTCAGCGAGCCCGGCCTCAACGCCGCGGAAATCAAGACCTTCATGCACGACAATCTCAAGCGCGCCGGCAGCGCTGCGCGCTGGTACTACCCGGTGCTGATGCAGTTCGAATGGCCAGTCCTGCTGAAGATCATGGGCAAGGGCAAGGTCGACGGCAAGAAGGCGGAGCTCTATCTCAGCGTGGCCGACGTGCGCACGCTGTTCAACGAGCGCAAATTCCCCGGCAGGATCACCCAGCGGATCGTGTCACAGCCGCTGCTGTCATCCTGCGCACTCAGGTTTCGCTGGGCTCTCGGAATCGCGGGGCTCTTCCTCGCCGGCGCGCTTCTCGCGCTCGTTGCGGTCGCCGAATTCCCCAACCAGGTCCGCGCCATGCTGCCGCAGAAGGGAATCCTCGCGCAGCTGCTGCCGCCGCCGTTGCCCGCGGTGCCCGACACCAAGGCCGCTTTCTGGCTCGAGCAGAACTGGTCGCTGAAGGACCGGCACTGGTTTCACCATGCGAGCCAGGGCACTGCGACCTTCCCGGTGCCCTATGAGTGGTTCGTGGCGCTGGAGCAGCCGCGCCTGCGTCTGTTCTCGAAGCCGGGCATGATGAAGGACAGCGCCTATCTCGAAAGCTTCGGCTTCATCCCGAGCCCACAGTCGGTCCAGACCGACGAGACGACGTTGCGCCGCTTCGGCTACGCCAATGTCTATGACACGAAACAGGTACCGGGCTGGTCGACGAGATGGACGCCGGCCGAGAACGTCGACGGCCTGCCGGTCGGCTTTGCACGGATGACCGGCGTCGTCGATCCCGCGAGCGGCCGACGCGAGGAGGACAAGATCGGGCTGACCTGCGCCGCCTGCCACACCGGCCAGATCCATTACCAGGGCATCGACGTCCGCTTCGACGGCGGCCCGGCCATGACCGACCTGAAGAAGCTCGAGCTCGCCACCGGCCTGTCGATCGCCTACACGCTCTACGTCCCGTTCCGCTTCGACCGCTTCGCCGATCGCGTGCTCGGCGCCGACGCCGGCAAGACGGATCGCGACGCGCTGAAGCAGAAGCTCAGCGCGATCGGCAAGTTCCTGATCGGCTGGCAGGAGAAATATAACGAGACGATCGAAGGCAAGAAGACCTGGGACGGCAGGCAGCAGAAAGACACCGAGGAAGGGTTCGGCCGCCTCGACGCCCTCAATCGCATCGGCAACCAGGTGTTCTCGCAGGATCTCGCACTGAGCGGGATCAAGGGATTCGAGAAGAACCTGCACGCCCAGGACGCGCCGGTGAGCTATCCCCCGATCTGGACCGTGCCGTGGTTCAAGTTCGCGCAATACGACGCCTCGATCGAGCAGCCGCTGATCCGCAACGCCGGCGAAGCGCTCGGCGTGACGGCGCTGCTCAACCTGTCCGACGCCTATCCCGGCGACAGGATCTGGCGCTCCTCGGTTCACGTCAACACGCTCGGCTGGATCGAGGACATGCTGAGGGGTCCCGATCCCTTCAAGTCGCCCGATCCCGCCACCGGTCCGAAATTCGGCGGCCTGCTGTCGCCGAAATGGCCGTCGCAAATCCTCGGCGATGCCTGGAGGATCGACAGGGACAAGGCCGAGAAGGGCCGCAAGATCTACGCCGAGATGTGCTCCGGATGCCATTTGCCAGCGGTCGACACCCCGGCATTCTGGTCGTCAGGACGCTGGGAGCCGAGCGGCGACAGCAAGGTGCTGAACGCGGTCACGATTCCCCTCAAGGAGATCAACACCGACCCCGAGCAGACGCTCGTGCTCAGCAACAGGATCATCGACGTGCCCGGCTTCCTGAAGGTCAATACGGCCGACCTGCAGACATGGTGGCAATGCGATGTCCCGACCGCGAGCGCCTCGCCCAACGAGATGGTCTATGCGCTCGGCCTGATGACGGTGGTGGATCTCGTCGCCCGCAAATGGATGGACGACGAGAAGCTGTCGGACGCCGAGCGGGCGAAGCTGTGGAATCTCGCGCGCAAGAACTGCCTCAATCCGGTGGGGGGAGCGCGCTACCGCGCGCGTCCGCTGAACGGCATCTGGGCGACGGCGCCCTATCTGCACAACGGTTCGGTGCCTTCGCTGTACTGGCTGCTCAAGCCGCAGAACGAACGCCCGACCAAATTCTGCATGGGCCGCCGCGACTATGATCCCGTGACCGTCGGCTTCGCCGTCACCGCCGACGAGCGCTGCAAGACGGGTGAAACGCAGTTCTCGATGACCGGATCGGACGGCAAGCCGGTCCAGGGCAACAGCGTGCGCGGCCATTCGTTCGAGCTTAAAGACGGCGAGCCGAGACGCGACGGCGTGATCGGCCGCATGTTCAAGGACGACGACGAGCGCTATGAGCTGATCGAGTATCTGAAGACGCTGTGA
- a CDS encoding KpsF/GutQ family sugar-phosphate isomerase → MPSSKPLMTQSSGPIPESVESALRTLETESGGINALAAALRGPLGEAFAKAVDLIRNAKGRVIVTGLGKSGHMARKIAATLASTGTPAFFVHTAEAAHGDLGMITADDVIMALSWSGEQPEMKTLVNYSARFAIPMIAVTSNASSSLGQAADIVIELPKAREACPHNLAPTTSTMMQVAIGDAIAIALLEGRGFTALEFAHFHPGGKLGAMLKFVRDYMRTGAEIPVKPLGTKMSDAVVEMSAKGLGCVCIVDEAGGITGIITDGDLRRHMRPDLLTASVDEIMTRQPKTVPPSMLATEMIEVLNTSKITTLVVTEADKVVGIVHLHDLLRAGVA, encoded by the coding sequence ATGCCGAGTTCGAAACCGCTGATGACCCAATCATCCGGCCCCATCCCTGAGAGCGTCGAATCCGCGCTCCGCACGCTGGAGACGGAGAGCGGCGGCATCAACGCGCTCGCCGCCGCGCTGCGCGGCCCGCTGGGCGAGGCGTTTGCCAAGGCGGTCGATCTGATCCGCAACGCCAAGGGCCGCGTCATCGTCACCGGGCTCGGCAAGTCCGGCCACATGGCGCGCAAGATCGCGGCGACCCTGGCCTCGACCGGCACGCCCGCGTTCTTCGTCCACACCGCGGAAGCCGCCCATGGCGACCTCGGCATGATCACCGCGGACGACGTCATCATGGCGTTGTCCTGGTCCGGCGAGCAGCCGGAGATGAAGACGCTGGTGAATTATTCGGCGCGCTTTGCAATTCCCATGATAGCGGTGACGTCGAATGCTTCGTCCTCGCTGGGACAGGCCGCCGATATCGTGATCGAGCTGCCGAAGGCGCGCGAGGCCTGCCCGCATAATCTGGCGCCGACCACCTCGACCATGATGCAGGTCGCGATCGGCGATGCCATCGCGATCGCGCTGCTCGAAGGCCGCGGCTTCACCGCACTCGAGTTCGCGCATTTCCATCCCGGCGGCAAGCTGGGCGCGATGCTGAAATTTGTCCGCGACTACATGCGCACCGGCGCGGAGATTCCGGTCAAGCCGCTCGGCACCAAGATGTCGGATGCGGTGGTCGAGATGTCGGCCAAGGGCCTCGGCTGCGTCTGCATCGTCGATGAGGCCGGCGGCATCACGGGCATCATCACCGACGGCGATCTGCGCCGCCACATGCGCCCCGATCTGCTGACGGCGTCCGTCGACGAGATCATGACCAGGCAGCCCAAGACCGTGCCGCCCTCGATGCTCGCGACCGAAATGATCGAGGTGCTGAACACAAGCAAGATCACGACGCTGGTCGTGACCGAGGCGGACAAGGTGGTCGGCATCGTGCATCTGCACGACCTGCTGCGCGCCGGCGTGGCGTAG
- a CDS encoding outer membrane beta-barrel protein, with product MGSSPGRGRSKRAQLLRAALPCLVPCLALTALGSGPAVAQSLTPDLFNPNRGSFASPDTLPTRRTAGVPQAPSDALPTLPDPGADPRKRPQTPAPSRLGQNTAGQVPTYGLPAANGASGSGYDSLNRKRQQPKLYPGQAKPKRPLGPGSPPPPVTPVTTLGPPRIAPPPSETAHKTPVAPAMAGNVPGQPLRRRLKADDDAFGAVGDYAGSFLIRGGLELSAGYDTNPARLNKPVGSPVYVVAPDLLVQSDWERHALVADLRGSFSGYTNNMPATIDGFASPSPVEIDRPDFTGHVDGRLDVDRDLKLTSQLRLRLATDNPGSPNVQAGLQKYPVYATYGTTLGFDQTFNRFQVAAGATVDRTAYTDSKLTDGSTFSNNDRDFNQYGGVGRFSYELKPGLKPFVEIEGDTRVHDQAADRNGYFRDSNGGYAKVGSSFEFSRILIGEVSVGYSARNYTDPRLSQLSGFLTAGSLIWNASGLTTVKLATDTQIAETTVPGSSGVLVHTYGVEVDHDFRRWLTAVGKFTYGTYDYQNQGRNDKTFSLEGNLIYKLNRNVWIKSTLRHDILDSNQAGSSSQGTVVMLGVRLQN from the coding sequence GTGGGGTCGTCTCCAGGCAGGGGCCGGAGCAAGCGCGCGCAATTGTTGCGTGCGGCTTTGCCGTGTCTCGTCCCGTGCCTTGCGCTGACCGCTCTTGGAAGCGGCCCGGCGGTGGCCCAGAGCCTCACGCCCGACCTGTTCAATCCCAACCGCGGCAGCTTCGCCTCGCCCGACACGCTGCCGACACGCCGTACGGCGGGCGTGCCGCAGGCACCCTCGGACGCGCTGCCGACGCTGCCCGATCCCGGTGCCGATCCGCGCAAGCGCCCGCAGACACCGGCGCCTTCGCGCCTCGGCCAAAACACAGCCGGTCAGGTCCCGACCTACGGCCTGCCCGCCGCCAACGGCGCGAGCGGCTCGGGCTATGACTCGCTCAACCGCAAGCGGCAGCAGCCCAAGCTCTATCCCGGGCAGGCCAAGCCGAAGCGCCCGCTCGGTCCCGGCTCGCCGCCGCCGCCAGTAACGCCGGTGACGACGCTCGGCCCGCCGCGCATCGCGCCACCGCCGTCGGAGACCGCGCACAAGACACCGGTCGCCCCGGCGATGGCCGGCAATGTGCCAGGCCAGCCGCTGCGCCGCCGCCTCAAGGCCGATGACGATGCGTTCGGCGCGGTCGGTGACTATGCCGGCAGCTTCCTGATCAGGGGCGGGCTCGAGCTCTCCGCCGGCTACGACACCAACCCGGCGCGCCTGAACAAGCCGGTCGGCTCGCCGGTCTATGTCGTCGCGCCCGACCTCCTCGTGCAATCCGACTGGGAACGCCACGCGCTGGTCGCGGACCTGCGCGGCTCGTTCTCCGGCTACACCAACAACATGCCGGCGACGATCGACGGCTTTGCCTCGCCCTCGCCGGTCGAGATCGACCGGCCTGATTTCACCGGCCATGTCGACGGCCGCCTCGACGTCGACCGCGATCTCAAGCTGACCTCGCAGCTGCGTCTGCGGCTCGCCACCGACAATCCCGGCAGCCCGAACGTGCAGGCCGGCCTGCAGAAATATCCGGTTTACGCCACCTACGGCACGACGCTCGGTTTCGACCAGACCTTCAACCGTTTCCAGGTCGCCGCCGGCGCCACCGTCGACCGCACCGCCTACACGGATTCAAAGCTCACCGACGGCTCGACCTTCAGCAACAACGACCGCGACTTCAACCAGTATGGCGGCGTCGGCCGCTTCTCCTACGAGCTGAAGCCGGGCCTCAAGCCCTTCGTCGAGATCGAGGGCGACACCCGCGTCCACGACCAGGCCGCCGACCGCAACGGCTACTTCCGCGATTCAAACGGCGGCTATGCCAAGGTCGGCTCGTCCTTCGAGTTCTCGCGCATCCTCATCGGCGAGGTCTCGGTCGGTTATTCCGCACGCAACTATACCGACCCGCGCCTCAGCCAGCTCTCCGGCTTCCTCACCGCGGGCTCACTGATCTGGAATGCGAGCGGCCTCACCACCGTGAAACTTGCCACCGACACGCAGATCGCCGAGACCACCGTCCCCGGCTCGTCCGGCGTGCTGGTGCACACCTACGGTGTCGAAGTCGATCACGACTTCCGCCGCTGGCTCACGGCGGTCGGCAAGTTCACCTACGGCACCTACGATTACCAGAACCAGGGTCGCAACGACAAAACCTTCTCGCTCGAAGGCAATCTGATCTACAAGCTCAACCGCAACGTCTGGATCAAGAGCACGCTGCGGCACGACATCCTGGATTCGAACCAGGCGGGATCGAGCTCGCAGGGGACGGTGGTGATGCTGGGGGTGAGGCTGCAGAATTGA
- a CDS encoding glutamate synthase subunit beta, translating to MGKITGFLEIERHDRKYTPVTERVKHYNEFVVPLSEKEVRDQAARCMNCGIPYCHGTGSVAPGTPGCPVNNQIPDWNDLVYQGNWEEASRNLHSTNNFPEFTGRICPAPCEASCTLNIDDNPVTIKTIECAIVDRAWDNGWLKPEVAAEKTGKKVAVIGSGPAGMACAQQLARAGHDVHLFEKYAKAGGLLRYGIPDFKMEKGVIDRRVKQMEGEGVTFHYNSHVGADGNVDPREMLNEYDAIALTGGAEAPRDLPIPGRELDGIHYAMDFLPQQNRRVSSEPLGGAADILAGGKHVVVIGGGDTGSDCIGTSMRQGALSVTQLEIMPAPPERENKGLTWPNWPLKMRTSSSQAEGAIREFAVLTQKFTGENGKVKKLHCVRVDDKFKPIAGSEFELDAELVLLAMGFVHPVHEGLLKQLAVDLDPRGNVKANTLDYQTSRPNVFTAGDMRRGQSLVVWAIREGRLCARSIDTFLMGKTDLPR from the coding sequence ATGGGCAAGATCACGGGTTTTCTCGAAATCGAACGGCATGACCGCAAGTACACTCCGGTCACCGAGCGCGTGAAGCATTACAACGAGTTCGTCGTTCCCTTGAGCGAGAAGGAAGTGCGCGACCAGGCCGCGCGCTGCATGAATTGCGGCATTCCCTATTGCCACGGCACCGGCTCGGTCGCGCCCGGCACGCCCGGCTGCCCGGTCAATAACCAGATCCCCGACTGGAACGACCTCGTCTATCAGGGCAATTGGGAAGAAGCCTCGCGCAACCTGCACTCGACCAACAATTTCCCCGAATTCACCGGCCGCATCTGTCCTGCGCCGTGCGAAGCGTCCTGCACGCTCAACATCGACGACAACCCGGTCACCATCAAGACCATCGAATGCGCGATCGTCGACCGCGCCTGGGATAATGGCTGGCTGAAGCCCGAGGTCGCCGCCGAGAAGACCGGCAAGAAGGTCGCCGTGATCGGCTCGGGTCCGGCCGGCATGGCCTGCGCCCAACAGCTCGCGCGCGCCGGCCACGACGTGCACCTGTTCGAGAAGTACGCCAAGGCCGGCGGCCTGCTGCGTTACGGCATCCCCGACTTCAAGATGGAGAAGGGCGTCATCGACCGCCGCGTCAAGCAGATGGAAGGCGAAGGCGTCACCTTCCACTACAACAGCCATGTCGGCGCTGACGGCAATGTCGATCCGCGCGAGATGCTGAACGAATATGACGCGATTGCGCTCACCGGCGGTGCGGAAGCCCCGCGCGATCTGCCGATCCCCGGCCGCGAGCTCGACGGCATCCACTACGCCATGGATTTCCTGCCGCAGCAGAACCGCCGTGTCTCCAGCGAGCCGCTGGGCGGCGCCGCCGACATCCTCGCCGGAGGCAAGCATGTCGTCGTCATCGGCGGCGGCGACACCGGCTCGGATTGCATCGGCACCTCGATGCGCCAGGGCGCGCTGTCGGTGACCCAGCTCGAGATCATGCCCGCCCCGCCCGAGCGCGAGAACAAGGGCCTGACCTGGCCGAACTGGCCGCTGAAGATGCGCACCTCGTCGAGCCAGGCCGAAGGCGCCATCCGCGAGTTCGCCGTGCTGACGCAGAAGTTCACGGGCGAGAACGGCAAGGTCAAGAAGCTGCACTGCGTCCGCGTCGACGACAAGTTCAAGCCGATTGCCGGCTCCGAGTTCGAGCTCGACGCCGAGCTCGTCCTGCTCGCCATGGGCTTCGTCCACCCCGTGCACGAGGGCCTGCTCAAGCAGCTCGCGGTCGACCTCGACCCGCGCGGCAACGTCAAGGCCAACACGCTCGACTACCAGACCTCGCGCCCGAACGTGTTCACCGCCGGCGACATGCGCCGCGGCCAGTCGCTGGTGGTGTGGGCGATCCGCGAAGGCCGGCTGTGCGCCCGGTCGATCGACACGTTCCTGATGGGGAAGACGGATCTGCCGCGGTAG